One window from the genome of Gopherus evgoodei ecotype Sinaloan lineage chromosome 2, rGopEvg1_v1.p, whole genome shotgun sequence encodes:
- the ALDH5A1 gene encoding succinate-semialdehyde dehydrogenase, mitochondrial produces the protein MATWRLPRTPLLLRAAPRLLPAPLRRSGSGPAPPRLPGSLVRSGGFVGGRWVQAAAAFPVLDPASGAELGQVADCGVAEARAAVRAAWEAGPGWSAAPAKERSALLRKWYSLMMENKDDLAKIITAENGKPLKEAQGEILYSASFLEWFAEEARRIYGDIIPPSVKDRRLLVLKQPVGVAAIITPWNFPSAMITRKVGAALAAGCTVVVKPAEDTPLSALALAELANQAGIPAGVYNVVPCSQKQTPAVGEALCTDPLVAKISFTGSTATGKVLLHHAAGTVKRVSMELGGHAPFIVFDSADVDRAVLGALASKYRNSGQTCVCTNRFLVQKGIHDAFVEKFAKAIERELRVGNGFDEGTTQGPLINEKAVGKVERHISDAVSQGASIVTGGKRHSFGKNFFEPTLLSNVTTNMLCTQEETFGPLAPVIKFDTEAEAVAIANSANVGLAGYFYSQDPAQIWRVAEQLEVGMVGVNEGIVSSVECPFGGVKQSGLGREGSKYGIDEYLEIKYVCFGGL, from the exons ATGGCGACCTGGCGGCTCCCCCGGACCCCGCTGCTGCTGCGGGCGGCACCGCGCCTGCTCCCGGCCCCGCTCCGGCGCAGCGgctccggcccggccccgccgcgGCTGCCCGGCTCCCTGGTGCGCTCGGGCGGCTTCGTGGGAGGCCGCTGGGTGCAGGCGGCCGCCGCCTTCCCCGTGCTGGACCCGGCCAGCGGCGCCGAGCTGGGGCAGGTGGCGGACTGCGGCGTGGCCGAGGCCCGGGCCGCGGTGAGAGCCGCATGGGAGGCCGGGCCCGGCTGGAGCGCGGCCCCCGCCAAG GAGAGAAGTGCATTGCTTCGCAAATGGTACAGTTTGATGATGGAGAATAAAGATGACCTTGCTAAGATAATTACAGCAGAGAAT GGGAAGCCTCTGAAAGAGGCACAAGGTGAAATTCTTTATTCTGCCTCCTTCCTGGAATGGTTTGCAGAAGAAGCTCGTCGCATTTATGGTGACATCATTCCACCTTCTGTGAAAGATAGAAGGCTCTTGGTGCTGAAACAGCCTGTTGGAGTGGCAGCCATTATCACCCCT tggaatttccccagtgctaTGATTACACGAAAAGTTGGTGCAGCTCTGGCAGCAGGCTGTACTGTGGTGGTGAAGCCTGCAGAAGACACACCATTATCAGCATTAGCACTTGCTGAG CTTGCAAACCAGGCTGGAATTCCAGCAGGAGTATATAATGTTGTCCCTTGTTCCCAAAAACAAACCCCAGCTgtgggggaggctctgtgcactgatCCTTTGGTAGCAAAAATATCTTTTACTGGCTCCACTGCtacaggaaag GTACTGCTGCATCATGCTGCTGGCACCGTAAAGCGGGTTTCCATGGAGCTCGGAGGACATGCTCCATTTATAGTGTTTGACAGCGCTGATGTGGACCGAGCTGTTTTAGGAGCTCTGGCTTCTAAATACAGAAACTCGGGGCAg ACATGTGTTTGCACAAACCGTTTTTTGGTGCAAAAAGGGATCCACGATGCATTTGTGGAAAAATTTGCCAAAGCTATTGAAAGAGAGCTACGTGTAGGAAATGGATTTGATGAAGGAACTACTCAGGGGCCATTAATTAATGAAAAAGCAGTGGGAAag GTGGAGAGACACATTAGCGATGCGGTTTCTCAAGGAGCATCCATTGTGACAGGAGGGAAACGACACAGCTTTGGAAAGAATTTCTTTGAGCCTACTCTGCTCAGCAATGTCACAACAAACATGCTTTGCACGCAAGAAGAGACATTTGGTCCCTTAGCACCAGTTATCAA GTTTGATACTGAAGCAGAAGCTGTTGCTATAGCAAATTCAGCCAATGTGGGTTTAGCAG GATATTTCTATTCTCAAGACCCAGCCCAGATTTGGAGAGTTGCAGAGCAGCTGGAGGTTGGAATGGTTGGTGTTAATGAAGGAATAGTGTCCTCAGTGGAGTGCCCTTTCGGCGGCGTGAAACAATCTGGCTTGGGACGAGAAGGTTCAAAATATGGTATTGATGAGTACCTAGAAATAAAGTATGTCTGTTTTGGAGGCTTATAA